From Vicia villosa cultivar HV-30 ecotype Madison, WI unplaced genomic scaffold, Vvil1.0 ctg.000843F_1_1, whole genome shotgun sequence, the proteins below share one genomic window:
- the LOC131631540 gene encoding uncharacterized protein LOC131631540 translates to MEMVKNRTARVVELNQMEESILKQKAKIDWLKLGDGNNSFFHNSIKERNKHNNMSTLTSLNGELLSNKNDISNEILNFYTGLVGTAANSIEGIDQPCILRGNTISREEALDLITPIAEHEIWEALAGIGNTKAPGIDGFNSYFFKDAWEIIKLDVIEAIQEFFRIGKMHKAMNCSIITLIPKSGEAATIKD, encoded by the coding sequence ATGGAAATGGTGAAAAATAGAACAGCCAGGGTAGTGGAGCTTAACCAAATGGAGGAAAGCATCCTCAAACAAAAGGCAAAAATAGATTGGCTCAAGTTGGGTGATGGAAACAATTCCTTCTTCCATAATTCTATCAAGGAGAGGAATAAACACAATAACATGAGCACTCTGACATCTCTCAATGGTGAGCTGCTGAGCAACAAGAATGACATCAGCAATGAAATCCTGAATTTTTACACAGGGCTGGTAGGAACTGCTGCTAATAGTATAGAAGGGATTGACCAACCCTGCATTCTGAGAGGTAATACTATATCCAGGGAGGAGGCTCTGGATTTGATTACTCCTATTGCAGAGCATGAAATCTGGGAAGCTTTGGCGGGCATTGGAAATACCAAGGCACCTGGGATTGATGGGTTTAACTCCTACTTTTTTAAGGATGCCTGGGAGATCATTAAACTGGATGTTATTGAGGCAATCCAGGAATTCTTCAGAATTGGAAAGATGCATAAAGCTATGAATTGTTCTATCATTACTCTCATTCCAAAATCTGGGGAAGCTGCTACTATCAAAGACTAG